The genome window TTGGTGGCGCAACAGCTGCCTATCAAGCAGAAGGCGCTACACATACTGATGGAAAAGGCCCAGTTGCCTGGGATAAATATCTTAAGGATAACTACTGGTACACTGCTGAGCCAGCCAGTGATTTCTACCACAAATATCCAGTTGATCTCAAACTTGCAGAAGAGTATGGTGTTAATGGTATCCGTATTTCAATCGCTTGGTCACGTATCTTTCCAACTGGTTATGGGAAAGTCAATGACAAGGGAGTTGAGTTCTATCATAATCTATTTGCAGAGTGTCACAAACGGCATGTTGAGCCCTTCGTGACTCTTCATCACTTTGATACGCCAGAAGCACTTCATTCAAACGGAGATTTCCTGAATAGAGAAAACATTGATCACTTTGTGGATTATGCAGCCTTCTGTTTTGAAGAATTTCCTGAAGTTAACTTTTGGACAACATTCAATGAAATTGGACCAATCGGTGATGGTCAATACTTGGTTGGTAAATTCCCTCCTGGTATTCAGTACGACCTTGCCAAAGTTTTCCAATCGCACCACAATATGATGGTTTCTCATGCACGCGCGGTAAAATTGTACAAAGAGAAAGGCTATAAAGGTGAAATTGGTGTGGTTCATGCCCTGCCTACTAAGTATCCTCTGGATCCAGATAATCCAGCAGATGTTCGTGCAGCCGAGTTAGAAGATATTATTCACAATAAATTTATTTTGGATGCGACTTATCTAGGACGATATTCCGAAGAAACAATGGAAGGTGTCAACCATATCTTAGCAGTCAATGGTGGAAGTTTAGATCTGCGTGAA of Streptococcus oralis contains these proteins:
- the lacG gene encoding 6-phospho-beta-galactosidase; protein product: MTKTLPKDFIFGGATAAYQAEGATHTDGKGPVAWDKYLKDNYWYTAEPASDFYHKYPVDLKLAEEYGVNGIRISIAWSRIFPTGYGKVNDKGVEFYHNLFAECHKRHVEPFVTLHHFDTPEALHSNGDFLNRENIDHFVDYAAFCFEEFPEVNFWTTFNEIGPIGDGQYLVGKFPPGIQYDLAKVFQSHHNMMVSHARAVKLYKEKGYKGEIGVVHALPTKYPLDPDNPADVRAAELEDIIHNKFILDATYLGRYSEETMEGVNHILAVNGGSLDLREEDFAVLEAAKDLNDFLGINYYMSDWMQAFDGETEIIHNGKGEKGSSKYQIKGVGRRVAPDYVPRTDWDWIIYPQGLYDQIMRVKKDYPNYKKIYITENGLGYKDEFVDGTVYDDGRIDYVKKHMEVIADAISDGVNVKGYFIWSLMDVFSWSNGYEKRYGLFYVDFETQERYPKKSAHWYKKLAETQIIE